The sequence below is a genomic window from Lolium perenne isolate Kyuss_39 chromosome 7, Kyuss_2.0, whole genome shotgun sequence.
CCATATAAGTATTTTGTTCTTGCTACTAACAACAACCCGATACAGTCACTCAAAATACCTCTACCAAACTGCAACCATGTTTCCACATACTGCCTCCATCCTAAGGCTTAAGCCTATATTTTTTTCGGAAAgccaaactatgttaagtttgactaagtttttattaaaaattattaatatgttaaatacaaaattaatattattagatagataatgaaatatattttcatgtgctatctacaaaatatcatatttattgatagattattctaaaattttggtcaaactttacttgctttgactttTCCAAAAAAATATGAGCCTTAAACCTTGGAATGGAGGTAGTATGTGTATCTTAATTACGTAAAGTTCGGCTAAGCTTAAAAATCATTAACATATTAGATACATCGTCAAGTATATTTCGATATGCCTTCAGTATCTTATTAATGTTAATGATGCTATTTTCTAAAATTTTAGTTAAACTTTACTTAGCTTAACTTTTTTAAAGTAATAATCTGGCCCCGCTTCCCCTGCAATATGAGCATATTCAATATTACTTCCTCCGTACTAAAATAAGTGTTTCACTTTATCTTGATTCAGATGTATCTGAACTCATTTTAGTTATCTAGAAAAATTTATGCTGCTTATTTTAAAACAGAGGAAGTACAGTAGGAAAAAAGGAACAACATTAGTACTAACAGTCCAGGGTTGGCTTTTGATCAATTCATTGTACAGAACTATTGATCTCAAATTACATATGAAACAAGCGATCAACTAACCATTCAAAATTCAGTTTTGCAGACTGTTCGGTCAAGAACACTTTTGTGTTACAGATGCATACATTGCACAAACCACAGATCATGTGTTCTAATCCGATGAACATCTCCTAGATAGGATATATATTAATTAATATCACTTCCGTTCTAAAATGTAAAATATAAAAGCACAGCTAATTTAGCCCGCCTATTGATCGTGCAAGTTTCAAGATTACAGACTTCCGACAAACTAGTACCATGCCTTCAGAATTTTTTCTCCACACAATTGCTGCTAAATTCTACTCAGTTGTTCTTATTAACCGAAATCTAAAAGCAGTATACAAAGATATACAACAGTGAGATGAGGTGTGCAGGTTTCATCTCCGGCGCGCCTCCAATGCCCTCTTCAACTCGTCGCCCACATCATCCGGCGCGGGCATCGCTGCGTTCTCCGCCGCCGGCTCCTTCCCGCCACCCCGACGATCCGGCTTGGCCGAGAAGCCGTGAAGCGGCTGTGGCGGCAGCCTACCTCCCGCAGCCACGGACACGGCCCTGGCGCGGCCGACCTCGGCACGCAGGTCCTCCACGGCGCGGCGGAGCATCCCGCTCTCGGCGTTCATCGCCTCCAGCTGCCGCCGCATCAGCGAGAACCCCTCGTCGCCATCCGACGCGTCCGCCGTGGCGGCGACTGcgggcggcgaggcctccgccttgCCGCCATCCTTCTTCCGATCCGCGTCGGCGCGTGGCGACTGCTCGATGGAGATCTTGCTGATGACCAGCAGCGGCATCTTGCTGACGGGCACCGGGGTGGCCTTGCGGTCGTCGGCGAACGCCGCCTGCAGCCCCGGCGGCGCGCGGATGCCCCAGTTGAACCGCATGCTCGCCCTGCCCCAGAGCGGGAGCACGCTCCTCGTGGCCAGCCGCATCCCGGACAGCAGCGCGCCGCTCGTCCCCGCCGTCCCGCTCAGCGAGAACGCCTTGTGGTTCAGCTGGTCCTGCGCTTTGCTGTCAGAAGAGGCCTCCCCGACGGTACGGGGCGGCGACGAGCGGAGGGTGTGGGAGAGCGAGAAGTCGCCGAGGCGGGgcttgaggaggaggaagaaggcggGGGAGCCGGAGTTGGCGGAGAGGAGGTTGAACTCGGCGGCGAGGGAGAAGGGGGCGCGCGCGGGGGAGCCGAGGGCGCCGACGCCGGCGCGGATGGAGAGCGCGAAGGGCAGGCTGGGATCGTTGGGGCGATAGGAGAGGCGGAGCGCTGGGCCGGAGGCGAAGGCGGTGGAGAGATCGAAGCGGAGCTCACGAGGGTCGCCGCCGGCGGAGAGGCCGGACTGGAATGGTAACCCCAGCACTCCGATGGGCACCTTGGCCCGCATGAGCGGCCGGTCGTCGTCGCGGAACTTGACCGACGCCTTCATGGGGTCCGGTGGTTGGTGGTCAATTGGGGTTTTGGTCGGTCGTGGAACAGTTCATCCCATGTTGGGACGGCGGTGCCGGCGAGGAGATGGGTGGGGAGCGGGAGGTGGGAGGTGGGAGTGGATGGATCGGGAGTGGGTGGGTGGAAGAGGAGACGTGGGGTGGGGACCTGAGGTcttctttatttttattttgggctttgcTACAGAGTGCTCAGGCACCGGTTAGTCTTACAAGGTGCCCCACCCAAATATAGAAAATCACGTGCAGCTGTTCTAGTGCTTTCCCAAAATAGTAATTTCGGGTCCCCACGTGTCATGAAAAGGAGTGTGACCACCGAACTACATCTGCCCTCACCCAGGTCTCACTATGCCGCTATGGGGTCCCTCAGCCCTTTCTCCAGCGCGGTCCCTTCTCCAACTTGTTGTCACCATTATTGCAAACATACCGCACAAAGAACCTCATTAGAAGTATTCAGATTCGTAAACGAATAAAGATTAGTTTGCATAATCACATCCTAGATTAAGGATGTAAAAAGGCAGTGCTGGAAAACTAGCTTGCGCTACTTTTGGTGTATTATTACTACGCAAAAAATACATCCCAGTCGCAACTTGATCCTTCCAACATTCTAATTTAGATGTAAAAATAAGATACTATAAATTACTTCCAAGATTGGAGACAAAACCAGTATTGTTGCATCCTTCCATTATTCGGGATGTATAAAATAAGAGATAAACATATGTCTACTGGAAAACGTTACATTCAGAAAACGACGGTGAAATGCAGTAATTCCATATGGTCATAATGTATTGTCAATATTTTACATCCTACAATAATGCAGTAACCTACACTGCGTAATAATGCAGATGCTATTGTTAAATGTAATAAAATAGTGCTTACACGTAACAAAATGCTAATTAGATGTAACGAAATTTAGAATGTGCTTCTGCTTGTTGGATGTAAAAAATATTGCTTACATGTAACAAAATGCTAATCAGATGTAACAAAATGCTAATTAGGTGTAAAAAATACTAATTAGATGTAACAAAAATCAGAGATGTTGAATTGCTTGTTGGATTAGATGTAACAAAATAGGTCTTACACATAATAGAACAGTATTTAGATGTAATAAAAATTCAGATGTATATGCAAAACCAATCCATAGATGTAGAAAAGAGATGAATCTGTGCTCGACCAAGATACAATTTGCAGCACTATGGAACAGATCAATGTTCTGAAAATATGGATATGCGTGGACTAGTAGTTAAACGTGACTCACGCATGCCCATGGATGCTGATCCTTGCCGTGGAGGAGGTCCTCCTTCTCCAGCCTAGGCACTTTGTCGTCACTGTAAGGCCTTGTTTACTCCTAGAGTATTTTCAAACCTCTAAGGGTTGGGGATGGGAGGAGATTTGGTGAAACCCTCATTTTCACCCAACCCCCACTTTTCCctaaatttccccagatttttcCAACCCCTCTAGTTACTTCGATTTTTGGGATGGTAGTGGATTGTGTATGAAGCTAGATGATAAAAGCTGTAACTTTACAACCTGTACATAGACATAGCGACAGGATTAAAAATCCAATCTTTCCACTAGATATATGAATGTCTTTACAATAACCATATCAGAAGCAAATATAAGGTTTAATTTTACATGAAAAGACAAATAAATACATAAACTTCAGCTTGATGACATGCGAAATTTATGTAACAGTCGAACATGGTGTCCACTGAGAGGCAACGGTCGAAAATGGCATTTACTGAGAGGCAACATCTTCACAAATAAATACGGAAACTTAACTTTGTGCTCGCCCATCTCAGTAGAGAAACATCAGACACAGCTTGCTTCTTAATTTGAGGTACAGAAAATACACTAATACAGAGTAGCATCTATAGGGGCATCACCATTGAATATCATCCTCATCATAATCATAATGTGGTTGATGTAATCCCGTAAATACAGAGCTACCTGACGCAGTCCAGCCAAACTACCAAAAGGAAGAAGTACACTGTACGCATCCAGATCGATTTGGGCAAACACAAAGCTCCTATTCCAACCAAACACAGAGCTACCTGACTCTAGTCGATTTTGGCAAGATTTGATTCCGTAAGACTATCATGCCACTACGACCAAAATCTGTAGAAGCGAGCAACAGATGAAATGAAAATTTCCAAGAAGAAAAGCAAGAAAGGGCGATGCATCAATCAGCACggatgagatgggtattc
It includes:
- the LOC127316829 gene encoding uncharacterized protein, which encodes MKASVKFRDDDRPLMRAKVPIGVLGLPFQSGLSAGGDPRELRFDLSTAFASGPALRLSYRPNDPSLPFALSIRAGVGALGSPARAPFSLAAEFNLLSANSGSPAFFLLLKPRLGDFSLSHTLRSSPPRTVGEASSDSKAQDQLNHKAFSLSGTAGTSGALLSGMRLATRSVLPLWGRASMRFNWGIRAPPGLQAAFADDRKATPVPVSKMPLLVISKISIEQSPRADADRKKDGGKAEASPPAVAATADASDGDEGFSLMRRQLEAMNAESGMLRRAVEDLRAEVGRARAVSVAAGGRLPPQPLHGFSAKPDRRGGGKEPAAENAAMPAPDDVGDELKRALEARRR